One genomic region from Pyrobaculum islandicum DSM 4184 encodes:
- a CDS encoding DNA repair exonuclease: MKILHISDAHLGRAQYHLPEREEDYFKAFDEALKRGKGADAVLITGDLFDLKRPSTKALVKFVEAIEAVDIPIYIIGGNHDFSYVRYRAEAGKCQRPAECLYDTALRLLDRLKLAKLLCWESVDAGGVYIFGACATPREYTAEYRRALQKMPPGAILAVHQAIEGVKARYPAEDDEYTMPQEVYHGLPYIHIAAGHIHDHMAKHPIGAVWAGSLEVWDVGEFETWDYRGGFEKAQDRAEKGAVLIDVAGKAVSLRDIPLSPGRPLYRVRLYVRERKEAYGAVEEATKLFDKPGAVVRVEVWGTLEEALRPRQLATLFTKALYVDVVDRTVTPQRAVALRGSAVEELWRIMKEKLGQHAEVVLRAMELLRDGEREAAYRLILKTLYD, from the coding sequence ATGAAAATTCTCCATATATCAGACGCCCACTTGGGCAGAGCCCAGTACCACCTCCCTGAAAGAGAGGAGGATTATTTCAAGGCTTTTGACGAGGCGTTAAAGAGGGGGAAGGGGGCAGATGCCGTGTTGATAACAGGCGACCTCTTCGACCTTAAAAGACCATCTACAAAAGCGCTTGTCAAATTTGTAGAGGCAATAGAGGCCGTCGATATCCCTATATATATAATTGGGGGAAACCACGACTTTAGCTACGTGCGGTATAGAGCGGAGGCGGGGAAATGTCAACGGCCGGCAGAGTGTCTCTACGACACGGCACTGAGACTTTTAGACCGGCTGAAGTTGGCAAAGCTCCTCTGTTGGGAGTCTGTAGACGCCGGTGGGGTTTACATATTTGGGGCATGTGCGACGCCTAGAGAATACACGGCGGAGTACCGCCGGGCTCTCCAGAAGATGCCGCCGGGCGCTATCCTTGCCGTACATCAAGCAATTGAGGGAGTCAAAGCGAGGTACCCTGCTGAAGACGACGAATACACCATGCCTCAGGAGGTGTACCACGGATTGCCATACATACACATCGCCGCGGGCCATATACACGACCACATGGCGAAGCATCCAATAGGCGCCGTGTGGGCGGGGTCGCTGGAGGTGTGGGACGTTGGAGAGTTTGAGACCTGGGACTATAGAGGGGGCTTTGAGAAGGCGCAGGACAGAGCTGAGAAAGGCGCAGTCTTAATAGACGTGGCAGGGAAGGCGGTTTCTCTCAGAGATATCCCGCTCTCGCCGGGGAGGCCTCTGTACAGGGTTAGGCTGTACGTCCGGGAGAGGAAAGAGGCCTATGGGGCTGTGGAGGAAGCGACGAAGCTGTTTGACAAACCGGGCGCAGTGGTTAGGGTCGAAGTGTGGGGGACTTTGGAGGAGGCTCTGAGGCCTAGGCAATTGGCTACTCTGTTTACAAAAGCCCTCTACGTCGACGTAGTAGATAGGACTGTTACTCCGCAAAGGGCTGTGGCTCTAAGGGGGTCGGCCGTGGAGGAGCTATGGCGGATAATGAAAGAGAAGCTGGGGCAGCACGCCGAGGTGGTGCTCAGAGCTATGGAGCTCCTTAGAGACGGGGAGAGGGAGGCGGCCTACAGGCTTATCTTGAAGACGCTCTATGATTAG
- a CDS encoding AAA family ATPase: MIRKIELYNFKAHAKAVFKFGEGVNFIYGPNGSGKTSIMEAVSIALFGSQWVRRVGGRWSDYLKRGASVGEVRLFLNHMGQEVLIVRRFGEEGSSTSGTYLAIDGAVVARGDIDVTNAVVTKLGIRIDEYRHLLYIRQGELRRILQEPEYIDHILRIDEFDKVDEVVKDVLKELERRRERVGGRVEELEKRAPQLKAKADALRQRLAEAERKIKELEDAEIKFREVEKRFFELRERYISLTKEKESLERGLEETASMALEVEKDIERLEEELEFIRRAEEELSTLPELGDVEREYYEVKQLVATVEKIPPEVRSYDPKLLEETRRKYEEVSRRYVEVRSRLGLLRDVLRVAKAAERGRCPVCGAPLTEETVKRHELEALGLEKEEQRLSRLMEQLQTEIKQLETLDKTYRAYAQYLSIDLQALKKRLAELETLYQRKREVEKKRAYLSGVVARRGEVERRLEELKARKAALEKRIGEINGRLNAVETELKTLATVLTNIEAEYTALKVKHEEFLAAKMFVSELKRQLEDIERELIEVEKELEKNRYEVQKLDKALGIARNIRVVIGELKPLARQILTKAINEELNSIFLKLRHKEVFRSVQLVEIDGKYSIRVNTPAGYIDHRLLSLGEQNLLAISLRVALARALLGGAPFMMFDEPTEHLDEEHRRKIVELIRDLTSIVPTVVVTSHLGEFEEVADVVIQL; this comes from the coding sequence ATGATTAGGAAGATAGAGCTGTACAACTTCAAGGCACATGCAAAAGCCGTCTTTAAATTTGGAGAGGGAGTAAACTTTATCTACGGCCCTAACGGCTCTGGCAAAACCTCAATAATGGAGGCTGTGTCAATTGCCCTTTTTGGATCTCAGTGGGTTAGAAGGGTGGGGGGTAGGTGGTCTGATTATCTAAAGAGGGGGGCGTCGGTGGGGGAGGTAAGGCTTTTTTTAAACCATATGGGGCAAGAGGTTCTTATAGTGAGAAGATTCGGCGAGGAGGGGAGTTCAACATCTGGCACATATCTCGCCATAGATGGCGCCGTTGTGGCTAGAGGCGATATAGATGTTACCAACGCTGTTGTAACAAAATTGGGCATTAGAATTGACGAGTATAGACATCTTTTATATATCAGACAGGGGGAGTTGAGACGGATTTTACAAGAGCCTGAGTATATAGACCATATATTACGCATTGACGAATTTGATAAAGTAGATGAAGTAGTTAAAGATGTACTTAAAGAACTTGAGAGGAGACGTGAGCGAGTTGGAGGGAGAGTTGAAGAGCTTGAGAAAAGAGCGCCACAACTTAAGGCGAAAGCCGACGCGCTTAGGCAAAGGCTTGCGGAAGCTGAAAGAAAAATAAAGGAGCTTGAAGACGCCGAGATAAAATTTAGAGAGGTTGAGAAAAGGTTTTTCGAATTGAGAGAGCGCTATATATCGTTGACAAAAGAAAAGGAGTCTTTAGAACGTGGGCTTGAAGAAACAGCAAGCATGGCTCTTGAGGTCGAAAAAGACATAGAGCGGTTAGAAGAGGAGCTAGAGTTCATACGCCGTGCTGAAGAGGAGTTAAGTACACTCCCAGAGCTCGGCGATGTGGAAAGAGAGTACTATGAGGTTAAACAACTAGTCGCCACTGTTGAAAAAATCCCACCTGAGGTACGTAGTTATGACCCAAAGCTACTTGAAGAAACAAGACGTAAATATGAAGAGGTAAGTAGGAGATATGTAGAGGTGAGGTCTAGACTCGGCTTGTTAAGAGATGTATTAAGAGTTGCAAAAGCCGCTGAGAGAGGCCGTTGCCCCGTCTGTGGAGCCCCTCTGACTGAAGAAACTGTGAAGAGACACGAGCTTGAGGCTTTAGGACTTGAGAAAGAAGAGCAACGTCTCTCTAGGCTCATGGAACAGTTACAAACAGAGATTAAACAGCTGGAAACTCTAGACAAGACATATAGAGCCTACGCCCAATATCTCTCTATAGATCTACAAGCTTTAAAAAAGAGGTTAGCAGAACTGGAGACTCTATATCAGAGGAAGAGAGAAGTTGAAAAAAAGAGGGCATATCTCTCGGGAGTTGTAGCTAGGAGGGGGGAGGTAGAGAGACGACTGGAAGAGCTAAAGGCTCGGAAAGCCGCATTAGAGAAGCGCATAGGGGAAATTAACGGGAGACTAAACGCTGTTGAGACTGAGTTAAAAACGCTTGCGACCGTATTGACAAATATAGAGGCTGAATATACCGCTCTCAAAGTAAAACATGAAGAGTTTCTAGCGGCAAAGATGTTTGTCTCAGAGCTAAAACGCCAACTAGAAGATATAGAGAGAGAACTTATAGAAGTTGAGAAAGAACTTGAAAAAAATAGATATGAGGTTCAGAAATTAGATAAAGCGTTAGGCATTGCCAGAAATATTAGAGTTGTAATTGGCGAACTTAAGCCTCTAGCTAGACAGATATTGACCAAGGCAATTAACGAAGAGCTTAATTCAATATTTCTAAAACTGAGACATAAGGAGGTTTTCAGATCTGTACAACTTGTAGAGATAGATGGGAAATATAGCATTAGGGTAAATACGCCCGCCGGCTATATAGACCACAGACTTCTATCGCTTGGGGAGCAGAATCTCCTCGCTATATCCCTCCGGGTGGCGCTCGCCAGAGCCCTCCTCGGCGGTGCGCCCTTTATGATGTTTGACGAACCTACTGAGCACCTAGACGAGGAACACAGGAGAAAGATCGTGGAACTCATAAGAGACCTCACCTCTATCGTGCCGACGGTTGTCGTTACATCGCACCTCGGGGAATTCGAGGAGGTGGCTGACGTGGTAATACAGCTGTAA
- a CDS encoding tRNA-wybutosine modification methyltransferase TYW3, giving the protein MGVVDRKVFEARKRVFIERLEREALQERVDGDILPLLRLLNRHPAIYTTSSCSGRIMVAEAVRPSYSKGKGFRPVAKWHHPVPPDLVRAAADQVDNAWLMVRGAILHLAAVDAKTAYRLVEVGRETGHKHSGIIAINRGGIFVEILGEERLDVPLKRGGVYVSDLETAVDMANKTLVLAKLRLYWLAARLEAELFGLEAPESDEIRRAIRRAANCLG; this is encoded by the coding sequence ATGGGAGTTGTAGATAGGAAGGTTTTTGAGGCCCGGAAGCGCGTATTCATAGAGCGGCTTGAGAGAGAGGCCCTCCAGGAGAGGGTAGACGGCGATATCCTCCCACTCCTCCGTCTCCTGAACCGGCACCCAGCTATATACACTACTTCCAGCTGCAGCGGGAGGATAATGGTGGCCGAGGCGGTGAGGCCGAGCTACAGCAAGGGCAAGGGGTTTAGGCCGGTGGCTAAGTGGCACCATCCAGTGCCGCCCGACCTGGTGAGGGCGGCCGCCGACCAGGTGGACAACGCGTGGCTCATGGTGAGGGGGGCTATACTACATCTGGCGGCCGTCGACGCCAAGACGGCCTACCGGCTGGTTGAGGTGGGTAGGGAGACGGGGCATAAACACAGCGGCATAATAGCAATAAACAGAGGCGGGATCTTTGTCGAGATACTGGGTGAGGAGAGACTTGACGTACCGTTAAAGAGAGGCGGTGTCTACGTGTCAGACCTAGAGACGGCGGTAGATATGGCCAACAAAACTCTGGTGTTGGCAAAGCTACGGCTGTACTGGCTGGCGGCCCGCCTAGAGGCGGAGCTCTTCGGCTTAGAGGCGCCGGAGAGCGACGAGATCAGGAGGGCCATCCGCCGAGCGGCAAACTGCCTCGGGTAA
- the prf1 gene encoding peptide chain release factor aRF-1, with translation MSFKRPPNGVYYIKTPVELRAFINLLKKFRGYATTLITLYINSERPIPDVVNLLRSEWSTASNIKDKTTRTHVQDTLERIINNLKGEAKAPENGMAIFAGFHMINQGNYEWVYYVVVPPQPIYTFKYICDTAFHTEILEDQIHAGVVYGIVVVERGEAVIALLKGGQWEVVKTVEFFVPGKHHAGGQSANRFKRQTEHLAETFYKVLAEEVNKIFLQIPTLKGIIVAGPGPTKEDFLEEGGLDYRLKDKVLAVVPACCANEYGVIEAIKNAQEQLKESEYVHAKEVMEKVMYYAVRKSDYIVYGKERALKALEMGMAEVLVVAEELGEDAVLEVIMKAEEKGVKVEVVPKGVEESKTLMQAFGGYVALLSTPVWVLEQQIQAEAA, from the coding sequence ATGAGTTTTAAAAGGCCGCCAAATGGCGTTTACTACATCAAGACGCCAGTGGAACTTAGGGCTTTCATAAATCTCTTGAAGAAATTTAGAGGCTACGCCACGACGTTGATCACCCTCTATATAAACTCGGAGAGGCCGATACCAGACGTGGTCAACCTTCTCAGGTCGGAGTGGTCTACTGCTTCTAACATCAAAGACAAGACCACCAGGACCCATGTCCAGGACACACTAGAGCGTATAATAAACAACCTGAAGGGGGAGGCTAAGGCACCTGAAAACGGCATGGCTATTTTCGCGGGGTTCCATATGATAAATCAGGGAAATTACGAGTGGGTCTATTACGTCGTCGTGCCTCCTCAGCCGATCTACACTTTTAAGTACATATGCGATACGGCTTTCCATACCGAGATACTGGAGGACCAGATACACGCCGGCGTTGTATACGGTATTGTCGTCGTAGAGAGGGGGGAGGCTGTCATTGCGCTTCTAAAGGGAGGGCAGTGGGAGGTTGTGAAGACTGTGGAGTTCTTCGTGCCGGGTAAACACCACGCCGGCGGCCAGTCGGCGAATCGCTTCAAGCGGCAGACGGAGCACTTGGCGGAGACCTTCTACAAGGTGCTGGCCGAGGAGGTGAACAAGATCTTCCTCCAGATACCGACGCTGAAGGGCATAATAGTGGCAGGGCCAGGCCCCACCAAGGAGGACTTCCTAGAGGAGGGAGGTCTCGACTACAGGCTCAAGGACAAAGTTCTAGCGGTGGTGCCGGCTTGTTGCGCCAACGAATACGGCGTGATAGAGGCGATAAAAAACGCCCAGGAGCAGCTCAAGGAGAGCGAATATGTCCACGCCAAGGAGGTCATGGAAAAGGTGATGTACTATGCAGTGAGAAAGAGCGACTATATAGTATACGGCAAAGAGAGGGCGCTTAAAGCTCTAGAGATGGGGATGGCAGAGGTTCTAGTCGTGGCCGAGGAACTCGGCGAAGACGCAGTTCTAGAGGTGATCATGAAGGCGGAGGAGAAGGGAGTTAAGGTAGAGGTTGTGCCAAAGGGCGTCGAGGAGTCTAAAACGCTGATGCAAGCCTTCGGCGGATACGTGGCGCTTCTCTCCACTCCAGTGTGGGTATTGGAGCAACAGATCCAGGCAGAGGCGGCGTAG
- the rpsJ gene encoding 30S ribosomal protein S10, which translates to MSLAARRKVRIRLYGTNPADVEQVAREIVDLAKKMGVQVKGPIPLPTRRLVVTVRRAPSGQGYHTFDHWELRISKRLIDIEASERVLRRLMTIRVPDTVKIELQLI; encoded by the coding sequence ATGTCTTTAGCCGCTAGAAGAAAAGTGAGAATTAGGCTCTACGGCACTAACCCCGCCGATGTGGAACAAGTTGCTAGGGAGATTGTAGACTTGGCAAAGAAAATGGGCGTCCAAGTGAAGGGGCCTATCCCATTGCCGACGCGAAGACTTGTGGTAACTGTGAGAAGAGCGCCGTCTGGCCAAGGCTATCACACATTTGACCACTGGGAGCTGAGAATTTCGAAACGTCTTATCGATATAGAGGCTTCTGAGAGAGTTCTTAGAAGACTTATGACAATTAGAGTGCCGGATACTGTAAAAATAGAGCTCCAACTTATATAA
- the cyoE gene encoding heme o synthase codes for MNPYIVLLKPRVIWLLILSSVVGYIYAAQTVDWSKLIALIAVATLAVGGSAAFNHYWERDIDAAMSRTARRPLPAGLIPEFNALVYSLALSAAGITLSFYLLGPLPGLFVALGWFFYAVVYTIWLKRKTWLNILGGGFAGNATFLGGYALGKGTVDLPAVLISFAIYLWIPSHIWALAYKYRHDYRKAGVPMLPAIIDEKKSVVIISILNIASAVYILWLYLAFGQSLLGLALVFAGVAGTVATSILALKEKSDRAMWKMYKASSPILTLFLLALVFS; via the coding sequence GTGAATCCCTATATAGTTTTACTTAAACCGAGAGTGATATGGCTTCTTATTCTTTCCAGCGTAGTTGGGTATATATACGCGGCGCAGACAGTAGATTGGAGTAAACTCATAGCGCTTATCGCTGTTGCTACCCTCGCCGTCGGGGGCTCCGCCGCATTCAACCACTATTGGGAACGCGATATAGACGCCGCAATGTCTAGAACAGCGAGACGGCCTCTGCCGGCTGGCCTAATACCTGAGTTTAACGCCCTCGTATACTCCCTAGCTCTTTCAGCCGCTGGGATTACCCTCAGCTTTTACCTCCTCGGGCCTCTCCCCGGCTTATTTGTAGCCCTGGGGTGGTTTTTCTACGCCGTGGTCTATACGATTTGGCTCAAGAGGAAGACATGGCTAAATATCCTAGGTGGGGGGTTCGCTGGAAATGCAACATTTCTCGGCGGCTACGCCCTGGGCAAGGGGACTGTGGACCTCCCCGCTGTGCTCATCTCTTTCGCCATATATCTGTGGATACCCTCACATATATGGGCTCTGGCGTATAAATACCGACATGACTATAGAAAAGCCGGCGTGCCTATGTTACCGGCTATCATAGACGAGAAAAAATCTGTAGTTATAATCTCTATCTTAAATATAGCAAGCGCCGTATATATCCTCTGGCTTTATCTAGCCTTTGGACAGAGCCTTCTGGGACTTGCGTTAGTGTTTGCCGGCGTCGCCGGGACAGTAGCCACGAGCATTTTGGCGTTAAAAGAAAAAAGCGATAGAGCGATGTGGAAAATGTACAAGGCGTCTAGCCCCATCCTCACTCTTTTCCTACTCGCCCTGGTATTCTCATAG
- a CDS encoding dihydrodipicolinate synthase family protein, whose amino-acid sequence MRIEGVIVATVTPFTKDGVNYESLRTLLSKIVSEGYQGVFPTSSTGEVTKLTFEERVKVMEVAKEVAGGRALVVAGTGTGDHLSTIEIARRYKDVGVDALLITPPYYIQYDWAAIYAFYKRVLDKVDMPTILYTIPLATGYNIPVEVFELVANEYSQVVGVKDSSGDFRYHLDLIHLLGKRLSVLQGLDLLFVPSLLMGAQGGVLAGPNFLGRITLEQYRLVKEGKIAEAVALHNKLMPLWRFMGGCGLVGKLGGKWPTLYKVATQIVRGIDMGPPREPLPPIDDKDRRELEKLLKDLGLI is encoded by the coding sequence ATGCGTATCGAGGGTGTAATTGTGGCAACAGTAACTCCATTTACAAAAGACGGCGTAAATTATGAAAGTCTAAGAACCCTCCTGTCTAAAATTGTGTCTGAGGGGTACCAAGGTGTCTTCCCCACCTCGTCAACTGGAGAGGTCACAAAGTTGACCTTCGAGGAAAGGGTCAAGGTGATGGAGGTAGCCAAAGAGGTGGCCGGGGGGAGGGCTTTAGTAGTTGCGGGCACCGGCACGGGGGACCACCTCTCCACAATCGAAATCGCCAGGAGGTACAAAGACGTGGGCGTAGACGCCCTTCTCATCACGCCGCCGTACTACATACAGTACGACTGGGCCGCCATCTACGCCTTCTATAAGAGGGTGTTGGACAAGGTGGATATGCCCACCATCCTCTACACCATCCCCCTCGCCACCGGATACAACATACCCGTGGAGGTCTTCGAGCTAGTTGCTAACGAGTACAGCCAGGTGGTGGGGGTGAAAGACAGCTCGGGGGACTTCCGCTATCACCTAGACCTTATACACCTCCTCGGCAAGAGACTTTCGGTGCTACAAGGCCTAGACCTTCTATTTGTCCCCTCTCTTCTCATGGGGGCGCAAGGGGGCGTTCTGGCGGGGCCAAACTTCCTCGGCAGAATCACGCTAGAGCAGTACAGACTGGTGAAGGAGGGCAAAATCGCAGAGGCAGTAGCGCTCCACAACAAGCTTATGCCGCTGTGGAGGTTCATGGGTGGTTGCGGCCTCGTGGGGAAGCTCGGCGGCAAATGGCCCACGCTCTACAAGGTGGCCACCCAGATAGTGCGGGGGATAGACATGGGGCCGCCTAGAGAGCCGCTGCCGCCGATAGACGACAAAGATAGAAGGGAGCTAGAGAAGTTGCTCAAAGACCTAGGCCTTATCTAA
- a CDS encoding ArsR/SmtB family transcription factor: MARAKSATSLSDPRRAEILKLIEENGPLTQSQIAKAMGMTWGQVQWHLYVLERDRKVRRVVKDGVTYYVSANASIDLLLE, translated from the coding sequence ATGGCGAGGGCAAAGTCGGCAACTTCGCTTTCGGACCCGAGGAGGGCCGAAATCCTGAAGTTAATCGAGGAAAACGGCCCTCTAACCCAGAGCCAGATCGCCAAGGCGATGGGCATGACGTGGGGACAGGTGCAGTGGCACCTCTACGTCTTAGAGAGAGATAGGAAGGTGAGGAGGGTCGTAAAAGACGGCGTAACCTACTACGTCTCAGCTAATGCGTCTATCGACTTACTTCTAGAATAA
- a CDS encoding helicase HerA domain-containing protein: MRIGYVVATATPFEFIATLDPERPVSLYDYVAVDHVEYDATNGEYINVRLLGQIVKLFRDPYSAKRDLPLYSVMKEVSDNILEVQIAKVKVLGYIYNGELRQPKHPPRIGTPVYLAENEEIAELFKIDGGLCVGRLASRDLEICLDLNGVKRHVAVIAATGSGKTWFSVVFIEELLKKGAKIVVVDPHGEYVPIKDSIYKLGPYSATVVKLSKHHVGDLMYKIGVLDSDPDALANAAGVPPGAKKIRYAIYLAWSYAKKVKKTTGKALGLSFLRQVLHTALRGETALNKLFQQYKVEGDFPMEDLKQLAKKDRHSIFSALMYLKKLQRLGVFSSKSTPLSKILADITIVNLAGVNEEVQDYVVSHIVNRIFQARVRHVRSLKGLKIPWPVVLVVEEAHRFAPPKTLRKTKSYEALSRVASEGRKFGVYLVIVSQRPSKVDPDVISQCQSQVIMRIVNPKDQEAVRESSELLAQEFLENLPGLDVGEAVVLGPLTRLPVVIRLRDRVLEYGGADIDLAKVWRIDKTADVLQLWRRIYNTPPSPSVILSASRLKILHKRRERNRIEVLLLDGDREVSVVIEDGRPICSVCGVGKPCPHVYKALEEAVEII; this comes from the coding sequence ATGAGAATTGGTTACGTCGTCGCCACCGCCACGCCTTTTGAATTTATCGCCACTCTCGACCCCGAGAGACCAGTCAGCCTATATGACTATGTGGCTGTCGACCATGTTGAATATGATGCGACAAACGGCGAATATATCAATGTGAGACTCCTCGGTCAGATTGTAAAACTTTTTAGAGACCCCTATTCAGCCAAGAGGGACCTCCCTCTCTATAGTGTGATGAAAGAGGTGTCAGACAACATTCTTGAGGTACAAATTGCAAAAGTCAAGGTGTTGGGTTATATATACAATGGAGAATTAAGACAACCGAAACATCCGCCTAGAATTGGGACGCCTGTCTATTTAGCAGAAAACGAGGAGATTGCAGAGTTATTTAAAATAGATGGCGGACTCTGCGTAGGGCGGTTGGCAAGTCGCGATTTAGAAATCTGCCTAGATTTAAATGGAGTTAAACGCCATGTTGCCGTCATCGCGGCAACTGGAAGTGGAAAAACGTGGTTCTCTGTTGTGTTTATAGAGGAGTTGTTGAAAAAAGGCGCCAAGATCGTAGTAGTTGACCCCCATGGCGAATATGTCCCCATTAAGGATAGTATATATAAGCTAGGCCCCTACTCGGCGACTGTTGTAAAATTATCTAAGCACCACGTAGGCGATTTGATGTATAAAATTGGCGTATTAGACAGCGATCCAGACGCGTTAGCAAATGCGGCGGGGGTCCCTCCAGGCGCTAAAAAAATACGCTACGCCATATATCTAGCCTGGTCCTATGCCAAGAAGGTTAAAAAGACAACAGGCAAAGCCTTAGGCCTTTCATTTCTCAGACAGGTGTTACATACGGCGCTTAGAGGGGAGACTGCGTTAAATAAGCTTTTTCAACAATACAAAGTTGAGGGAGATTTCCCAATGGAGGATTTAAAGCAGCTGGCAAAAAAAGACCGCCACTCTATATTCAGCGCGTTGATGTATCTAAAGAAGTTGCAGAGACTCGGCGTCTTCTCTTCAAAATCGACGCCGCTTTCTAAAATATTAGCTGATATTACAATTGTAAATCTGGCTGGAGTAAACGAGGAGGTCCAGGACTATGTCGTGTCTCATATTGTAAATCGTATATTTCAAGCCAGAGTGAGACATGTTAGATCTCTCAAAGGGTTGAAAATACCTTGGCCCGTCGTACTTGTAGTAGAAGAAGCCCACCGTTTTGCCCCACCTAAGACGCTTAGGAAGACTAAATCCTATGAAGCTCTATCTAGAGTGGCCTCTGAGGGGAGGAAATTCGGCGTCTATCTGGTGATAGTTAGCCAGAGACCGAGCAAGGTGGATCCAGACGTCATCAGTCAGTGTCAAAGCCAAGTCATTATGCGTATTGTAAATCCCAAGGACCAAGAGGCTGTGAGAGAAAGTAGCGAACTTTTAGCACAAGAGTTTCTAGAGAATCTACCAGGCTTAGATGTGGGAGAGGCTGTAGTGTTAGGCCCTCTCACCAGACTGCCGGTGGTAATTAGACTACGTGATAGAGTTTTAGAATACGGCGGGGCCGATATAGATCTTGCCAAAGTGTGGAGAATTGATAAGACGGCAGACGTGTTACAACTCTGGAGGAGGATATATAACACGCCGCCGTCTCCCAGCGTTATATTATCCGCCTCCAGGTTGAAGATATTACATAAGAGGAGGGAGAGGAATCGTATAGAGGTGTTGTTGCTAGACGGAGATAGAGAGGTGTCTGTAGTTATTGAAGATGGGAGACCGATATGTAGTGTCTGTGGCGTTGGCAAGCCATGTCCTCACGTATATAAGGCGTTGGAGGAGGCTGTGGAAATTATATGA
- the surE gene encoding 5'/3'-nucleotidase SurE — protein MILVTNDDGIHSPGLRLLYQFVSSLDEVDVVAPESPKSAVGLGITLHKPLRMYKVDICGFVAYATSGTPSDTIYLATYGLGRSYDLVLSGINQGDNTSLQVILSSGTLGAAFQAALLGIPAVAYSAYIEDWGEILNDKTAIEIMETVVRTTAEYVLKRGMPKGVDVISVNFPRKLRRGVKARLVKAAKMRYAQQIERRVDPRGAYYYWLYGVNLDPEPNTDVYVVLKEGNIAVTPLTLNLNVFDSERYVDLESLKELMELINSVI, from the coding sequence GTGATACTCGTTACAAACGATGACGGAATTCACAGCCCTGGCCTCCGCCTTCTCTACCAATTTGTCTCAAGTCTAGACGAGGTAGACGTCGTTGCGCCAGAATCTCCTAAATCTGCCGTAGGCTTAGGTATAACGTTACACAAGCCACTCCGTATGTATAAAGTCGACATCTGCGGCTTTGTGGCATATGCGACTTCGGGCACGCCCTCGGATACAATATACCTCGCCACATACGGCCTAGGCCGTAGCTACGACCTAGTGCTCTCTGGCATAAACCAAGGAGACAACACCTCACTTCAAGTCATACTATCCTCTGGGACTTTAGGCGCCGCCTTCCAAGCGGCGCTATTGGGGATACCGGCAGTTGCATATTCTGCCTATATCGAAGATTGGGGAGAGATCTTAAACGACAAAACTGCGATAGAGATTATGGAGACTGTCGTACGGACAACCGCAGAGTATGTGCTAAAGCGAGGTATGCCCAAAGGCGTTGACGTAATAAGTGTAAACTTCCCACGTAAGTTAAGAAGGGGGGTGAAGGCACGTTTAGTAAAGGCGGCGAAAATGCGATATGCCCAACAGATAGAGCGGCGAGTAGATCCACGTGGCGCTTATTACTACTGGCTATATGGAGTAAATCTAGATCCAGAGCCTAATACAGATGTATATGTTGTGTTAAAAGAGGGCAACATAGCCGTGACCCCCCTCACTTTAAACCTAAATGTTTTCGATAGCGAAAGATATGTAGATCTAGAGAGCTTAAAAGAGCTCATGGAGTTAATAAATAGCGTCATATGA